CGATCATGAACTGGGGGTCCGCTTTGTGCAGAATCTTGGGCTTCAGAATGCAGCCGATATCGTCAAAATGATACGGTGGAACGACAAGTACGGCATCAAGTTTATGCGCCTCAGCTCCGAGATGTTTCCCTTTGCCAGTCATGCTGAACACGGGTACAAACTGGCCCCCTTTGCATCAGACATTCTGGCCGAGGTAGGGAAGGTGGCTGCCGAGCTCGGCCACCGTCTCACGACACATCCCGGCCAGGTATGATCCCTTGCGCAAGAAACACTGTGGTCTCGATGTCGTTGCTGACAAGGACTCTTGTGCTTTTAGTTTACCCAGCTCGGATCTCCCCGCAAGGAAGTCATCGAGGCTTCCGTTCGAGACCTTGCGTATCACGACGAGATGCTATCCCTCCTGCGGCTGCCAGGGCAGCAAGATCGCGATGCCGTCATGATTCTTCACATGGGTGGGGTTTATGGAGACAAGGCCGCAACTCTGGATCGATTCCGTGCCAACTATGCCGAGCTCTCCCCATCGATCAAGAATCGGTTAGTTCTTGAGAATGACGACGTTTCTTGGAGTGTTCATGACCTGCTGCCTGTCTGCGAAGAACTCAACATTCCACTCGTACTCgattaccaccaccacaacatcatcttcgacCCTTCAAAGTGCCGAGAGGGGACGCTGGACATCTCGCAGCCAGAAATCATGGAACGGATCACAGCAACCTGGCGGCGCAAGGGAATCACGCAAAAGATGCACTACAGCGAGCCATGTCCGGGCGCCGTTACACCGCGGGACAGGCGCAAGCACAGCCCACGAGTCATGACGCTGCCGCCCTGTCCGCCGGATATGGACCTCATGATTGAAGCCAAGGATAAGGAGCAGGCCGTCTTTGAACTGATGCGTACCTTCAAGCTCCCAGGGTTTGAAAAGATCAATGACATGGTTCCGCATGAGAGGTTTGACGAGCCAAGACCTGTCCCACGAGTTCCGTCGGCAACAAAGAGTAAGAAGTCCAAAACAAGAGCCAACGTCAGGCGGAAGCGAGCggtcgatgaagaggagcCGGCCGAAGCAGACGACACGGCCGTCGCCGAATCAGATGCCATCAAGACAGAGGCGGCTCAGGTTTCTGAAGTTACGGTCACGGCGCTGGAGTTTGGGATGGGTGGTCCCGATAATCGGGTTTACTGGCCACCAGGCATGGAGGAGTGGTTGAAGCCGAGGAAGAGACAATCCAACAAAAGCACCAAATCAGGCAAACGGGAtttggaggaagatgacgaagacACAGGAGAAAATCTGGAAGAAGCCGAAGGGATCTAGAGAGATGTCATGGCCTAGTAATGAAACACCACCTCATTCAAGAATCGACTCTTATTTACCGTAAAACCGACAAGGTCTTCTCCCAATGCTGCTTCTATATACATGCAAGATGTCCCTTTGTTTTCCCGCTGCGCCGCCCAAAATGATGCAATGACAAGccccaaaaagaagaagagaaaaataaaaagaaaaagacaacAGAACCCCTTTCCTAAAGGGCCTTGAGTGCAGAACTCCAGATGCCCTGCTCTGGTTGGTGTCCTGAAGGTGGCTCAGTCTGATAACTTCTTCCCTTCGTTTGTCGACTGGGCAATGATTCCTGGACAAGCCCCAGCGACGGATCTTGGTAGATGAGGCGCTGGAGATGGGATTTTCCGGGGTAGAGAGATGCTGAAGGACGTGTGCAAGCCTGCTTGTTACTGAGAAACAAGGGCACAGggtaaaaaagaaaaaaaagtatagaaagggtggtggtgaggtgattAAGACTGGATAAGTGGCAAAGGAAGCAGGCCAAAAAATGATGAAACGTAGCGAGCGTGGGCAACCGAGTGCGTCCAGAGATCGAGCGTGTCAAAGTGCAGCGCAGGACAAGGCACCCCAGAGACTTAGGCAGAGCTTGAAACCTGCGTCGAGGCCTGGGCAACCTCTCCCCTCAACTCTCTGCACCGGGGATTGGAGCAGGTGCCGCAGAACAAGGTGCTTTTGCCGTAAGCCTTGATGGTGTCGCAGGAGCAGGTGATCGACTTGGAGATCAAGGTCGTCGAGCAGGCGTAGGATATCGAAGTGCCGCACATTTTCTTCTCGTGATTCTCTTTGCTACTGTGGTGGAGGGATGACGGTTGCTAACGTCGTCTTGTCGACATCCGGaacgggtggtggtgatggccgGCCCTTGATCCGAAATCTGTTCTGTGCTTGAAGGTACTGCAAGTGAGCTGGCTGGGACCACGTCCTTGATGCTGCTTGCTAAAGCCAATGTGCAATGAGGACCCAAACCTGCCCTCTCTCAGGTTGCCAATAGGTCGGGAAGCTGTTTTGACGGCGACGTCGCGAGGTTCGACTGGCTGCAAGACGGTGTTAGCGCACGCGCTTCTCTGCGTCTGTCGTGGTGTAAAGGGGAGAAAGAGATGCCCACTTACTACTGAAGATGGtccagagggaggtggcaAAGGGGCATACAGATTCTAGACTTGCTTGGCTCTGCaaggggtggttgttgatcacTGATCACTCTCCACAAATCGAGGAACTGATGGTTTCGAGAAGAGCTTGTTCTTGTGCGGTTGGAGGCCTGGGGCGTGACTCTATTTGAAGAAATAAACTTGCTCGAACGTCCGGAAATCCGTGTGGTCCAGAAATATAGCGCGCTCAGAACGTGAGCATGTGGAAGCCAAAAAGAGAGCAGCGGGAAGAGCGCCGTCTTTAGACCGGAGCTTGCCGGACTGGAAAAatggtgtggtgttgtggcAGCGCCGACTCGCacatggaggagctggaaggGTAAGGGGAACGAGAGTTGCAGGTGCTGAGGGATCTGAAACTTTGGACAGGTGAGGGTCTTTTCAGCCAGGATATTAAACACTTTGAAAAGACTCGACGATGGGCCTGCCCAACGACACCCACTTCTTCCCGAGCGAGACGCAGTGCGTGCCCATTGCCCCCATGTCAtgtcccatcccatccatgcCCTGGCAGCATGATGAAATGGATGGGCGGGGTTCTGGGCCCCCAAAGAATTCGACGTCATCGGTCCACCGCTAAATTTGAGGGTCGTGAACTTTCTCCTCGGGCTCCACCGAGTTTCCGTCCGCTGACATGCACCACCACTGGGCTACGACATCCGCCAGTGACATGTCACCCCAGACAGATGCGAACCGACAACAAGCTTTCTACGGGCTGAGGGCCGACTCGGACATCTCACCGCAAGTGTGCATGTAGCGCAGCGTTTGTCGAGATGCGTCGAGATGGGCTGCGTTTAACAAAGCTGGCGCAGTGCCTGGGCAAAAATCGTTAGTGTCACTCTTCCCCAGACGGggccacctcccccatcctcccgCGCGCAGTGGCTGAAACAAGCTGAGGGGCCAAACCGGATTTCAAGTCCCTTTCATCTGTAAGTCAACAAAAATATCTTCTTATCTCACACGGCACTCCTCTTTGCAGTCATTGGGGTCCATTCTGGTCGCCGACTCCTTTTTGTGCAGCAAACTCAGCCTAGCACATACATACACATGCTGCCCAATTATGTAATACATGGGTGGGGTCTCGGAGCCTTCATTCCTCTGTCCAGTGGGttgccaacaccctcacaGGCCCGGTCCGTCTGTCATATGTCAATGCCATTGTGACATCAGGTAACCAAGATATCTACCCCAATTGCATCTAGTATTTACTTACAACGTGCTCTCTCTTGAAGAGTGCACATAGTTGTATGCTCACCAGCATTTCATCAGGGCGCTGCGATCTCCGTGGTCTAGAACTTACGTACATTGCCGAGGATCAGTACATGATTGAACTCTTGGTGAACAGGGGCTGCCAAAAGCTTTCTCTGGTGGAGACTGTAGATGTAACCCTATCGACGCGACTGCCGGATGCCTCAAAGAAACTTTGAGAGTCCTGTAACTCAAGGTGTGGTAATCTGCAATAATGCAAGAGATACGAAGGAGCACGTCCGATATTCCAGCGAGGCCTAGGCCTTTGTCATATACTGACATCGGCACTCGACAAACCTCGAGGCTCCCAGTACACCACCAGTCAACATATACCTCCCACCTCCGATCGAGCTCACGAACGTCGTGGGATGGCCTCGAACTGAGCCACCCTCTTCCTATCTCCCGTCTTAGATCGACATCACCAAGACCAGCACGCCGCCTAGGAAGACCTCATTCCATAGCCTATCTTCCAGACAACCATCTCTTGAACGTTGACAGATGGAGCTACGATAGGGTGCGCATGCCATCTGCACCCTCTTCAACGGAGCCTCCAGAGTCTGAGCCCCTTCCACGACCATGCAGTCCACCGACAACTCGCCggtctcctcccccttccccttcatcacTTTCAAGCCGGCCAATATCGGTGCACTTTGTAAACGCCTTTGGCGGGCCAGACGATCCAATATTGCCGTTGCCATCAACGCCTTATCATGCAGCAGGAACGGGAGCGAGCACTCCCACACTCTCGGTCACCCACCCTGATGGATCAACCGAACCTTGTTCTTTGATGCTTCCCAGCCCTCTCCATCAAGTCCAGCAGGAGCAACCCGCTCTCTATTCAGCAGCCGAGACAGAGCCTTGCTCAAATCTGAAACATGATATTCAGATGGCCCCGAGCACAAATAAACCCCCATCGCCACTAGGTGAAACAGCAGAAGGGGACACGGCCAAAAGCAGGACTGTGAGACAGAGGGGAATGTCGGTGGACAGCATCATGAACACGCCTGGCTGCTGCGGTCTATGCGAGAGACGTACAGCCAAATTGATAGGCGGGAAGATTACGGCTTGGGTGATGGGAACATTGATCCCAGTTACCTTTGGAGTCATGACAGGGATCTTGTCCAAAATGTTCCACTGACCAATGTCCATCTCTGGGGTTAATCATCGTCTGGGGGGGCAGCTCGGACATCTCGTCGAGGTTGTAGCCCCAGAGAGCTGTCATCGGGCATTCTTGAAATAGAGCTAAGGTGTGTCCTGCCAATCTGGGTAGTAACGTCCACAGTGATGCAAAGATCACACCGGTGAAGTTGGTTTTTGGGAACTAGAATAGATATCTTTTGTTGCTTGTTAGATAATCATATGTCCCTTATAATGTCACTATCCCGGCTCGCTCTCGTCAACGCCAAGCTACGACAGGTGTCCACACCTACTTCAAATCTTCCGCAGTATAGTGGTCAGtatgtgagcttgtcaaTATCCACCTGGATAGAAAACAACGCTCGAGACGCGGGGTTCAATTCCCGGCGGGAGAGATTGTGACCATTCATTTTTACTTTTTGGGTAGTTTTTTGCTCTTGTTGGCCCTGTTACGTGCTGTTTTCATAGTCCTCACATAATCATCTAGCTATCGTGCATATATCTTTTTGTAATGAATTATTTGCTTACTCCTAGCGACGATAAACGTCTGTGGTCTATGCAACATAGTGCTAAGGTCGGGTTAGGAATGGAAAGTACATATCGGTAAGGCTGGAGCTATGATAGTAGCTGAGGGTGAGAGATATCAGTTCTTGATGGCGGATGCTTGTCGTCCATCAATTCGGGCTTGGTCTAAAACACTACCTTATGTTCCATCCAAAGTCTGTATCTAGCTAGATGACCAAAGAATTACTGGGTATCCACTGACCCCCTAAGCAATAGCAACGACGAGACGTACCAGCACAAGCACACTGGCCACCCATCCACATGCAAACAGCATTTGTAATCTTCTGGCATCATCTGATTATATATCAACCAGGAGTATTTCACAAAACAACGTTCCAATCCAACATAGTTCGCTCTCAGGACGCACTCAGTAGATGTTCCCGTTGAAAATCTGACACCAGGCTTCCGTCTTGTCTCGTTGTTAGGACGTTAAGTTGGCTGAGCAACATTTATTTACCTCTAGGACTCTATAATGAACTACCTTTGAAAGTCACAGCTAATCTGGTCTCGGTTGGCCTGTCACCCGCATCGATGGAGTCTTTTCTCTGTACCTCTGGGGTCTCGTGGGACAGCAAGAACAGATTCAGGGTAAGGTGAACACAGTTCAGTTAGGTTTAGATGAAATAACGAAGAAACAGCACAACGCCTCATTAGCTTACTGTTTCCTTTGCCGTAATCTTGCTTCGGCGTGGCCCGAAAAGCGAATGGGTGTCGAGTTGACATGTGCTGGCCTGTAAGGACAGAATGTAATAAAAGCTCACTCGCACGATGTATGAGGTATCATACGAAATCTGGGCCAATAGTTGAAAGTGAATAAATTACCTGTGCCGGTACCATAAAGTAGCTAGTTtacccatcccaccatccaaCTGTACATAACACCagacatccatccatcatacCTTgcccaaagtcaacaaaagTTCCGCCCGCCCAGGTAgaccccaacaccaagaaaacACCAGATCCATTTCCACAAATGCCAACTTGGTTGTGTCTGGAACAATGTGCCCGTGCGTCCTTCCCAAGCCAGTCTAACAAGCCACGGGACAGATGACGGGAGCCCGACCAAGCCTCCTTTCCAGCCAGCCGGAAATAGACTCCTAAAACAGCAGCATTCCCATTCCCTTGTGCCAACCTAGCCATCAGAGCAGAACCTCCCAGCTCTCGGACCGAGCTATATGGGCGTTCGAAAACGCAAAACATCAAAGCGACTCCACAAAGagacaaaacaacaaacgCAGCACCAAAAGCATGTCCCGAAAAACACCTTCTGCGATATCAAGAGCAAAGAAAGtgacagaaaaagaaaagcgcACTGGACTCTCTAGGCCACACACTCAACTTCGACTACTCGATTTTCATGGCTCTCGTCAGCCATGGGCagaggagaagcaggagcatcaccttcttctttggctgAGGTGCTCTCCCACAGCTCAAAGCTCTCCCCCGTTCCCTCCATAGGCTCCAGCACCGCCGCTTTGAGGGAAGCTCCGTCGCTGTTGCCCATGATGTCGTCGACGTTTACAGACTCCACATCGGCAAGTGTCGTCCGTTTCTGCCGCTGCTCTCCGCCATACGATTGTTGCTCGCCCTCTTCTGGCAGGacgtggtgctggtgctggtgctggtgctggtgctggtgctggtacTGATCGTTGTCCCCAACGACCGtctcagcttcttcttcatcccagGGGACGAGCACCACGCTGTCCTTGGTGCATCCTTCGGCGTAGTAGTCGGCGGCATTCATTTCAACAAGAGCACCCCTCTGCTTTTCAATGATCATGTCATCGACGTCGCCCACTCTGGCGGCCTCTCGAGCAGAGGTCTGGGAGATATCGTCGGCAGGGGGAATGTTCTCCTTGTCTCTGCCCTCGGCTCGGTCGCGACTCTGGCGTCGCCCAGACTCCTCGTCGCTGCTAATTTCAAGGGTGCAGGTGCCGTGCTGAAGAAGGTTCGTCATCTCCTGTTCCGGCGTGTCTTCGTGGATGTCAAAAAACCAGGAGGATTGCATGCCGCCCGTGGACAGCAGGAAGGAGTCCGAAGAGgcaggggcagcagcgggGACGGGCGCGGCAGAGGTCCGCAGAGAGCCAGAGTAGGCTGGGATGGAGCCCTTGAGGGCGGCATCGAGCGAAAAGGGAACTGAGGAGCCGGCGCCGAGGCCAAAGGATGGGGGATCAATCCGCTGCGTATGGCGGCGCTTAGAGAGAATGCCAATCCGCTTGGAGCCGCGGGTTGGGGAACGGCCAGCTGGGGCGGTTAGGGGACTGGGCGTGCCGGTAGTGCTGAGACGGGAAGCTTGTGATTTTGGCTGAAGAAAGGTGCgcggcttggaggaagaggagagctTGCTTGGGGGAAGACTCGCAGCGCcgtggaggttggaggtggaagccGCCTTGGTCATCACAAAATTGGAAGGCTTGAATAAGGGCTTCACGAACCCAGTTCCATCAGCGCCGGCTCCCTTTGACCGCTTGGAGAAGAGCACTGGGTCGACATTTTCAGAGTCGTCGGCGTCCACCACCTCGGAAGCCTTGCGCTTAgctggggagttggagagggcTGTTACGGTCAGTATGAAGCCTAGGGCATGCAGgacagaagcagcagcataCCATTCTGTCGGTTCTTGAGGCTCGTCAGTGTCTTTAACCGTGTGTGGTCAAGAGGAGCAAACGGCTGACGGCTAACAGTCGCCATGGCGGGATTGTCGTAGCACACCAcccgagaaggagggaaaggggtgaCGCTGTGTTGTGCTGCGCTGGCTAAGTGTGTCCAAGCCTAATCGAATGCCCGACTCGATCAAGGCGATCAATCGTTGGTGAGCCCAGGCAGGGGGGCAACAGAAGCCAACAAATGCTCAGGATT
The sequence above is a segment of the Podospora pseudocomata strain CBS 415.72m chromosome 2 map unlocalized CBS415.72m_2, whole genome shotgun sequence genome. Coding sequences within it:
- the MUS18 gene encoding UV-damage endonuclease (COG:L; EggNog:ENOG503NXY6), translated to MARKPGSVSKQVSNPESPIRPQVLLRRSNRNLAQSQKMTDEEDESREIQGKILGIRKGADSGNATEATAEGVQSSGKEGLRFAIKGLARMERRLQRATKRQKLKVEETHLTETLDKDEYKPPDEVATAGWKQRHQNRGVSKQPDRQDRAQRGMFGGEGLDLKDEAPVATEEALDTVKRGAARPPPVNSHYLPLPWRGRLGYACLNTYLRTAKPPVFSSRTCRMASIIDHRYPLADPDQPEHATKNRPDKSKAVDHELGVRFVQNLGLQNAADIVKMIRWNDKYGIKFMRLSSEMFPFASHAEHGYKLAPFASDILAEVGKVAAELGHRLTTHPGQFTQLGSPRKEVIEASVRDLAYHDEMLSLLRLPGQQDRDAVMILHMGGVYGDKAATLDRFRANYAELSPSIKNRLVLENDDVSWSVHDLLPVCEELNIPLVLDYHHHNIIFDPSKCREGTLDISQPEIMERITATWRRKGITQKMHYSEPCPGAVTPRDRRKHSPRVMTLPPCPPDMDLMIEAKDKEQAVFELMRTFKLPGFEKINDMVPHERFDEPRPVPRVPSATKSKKSKTRANVRRKRAVDEEEPAEADDTAVAESDAIKTEAAQVSEVTVTALEFGMGGPDNRVYWPPGMEEWLKPRKRQSNKSTKSGKRDLEEDDEDTGENLEEAEGI
- a CDS encoding uncharacterized protein (EggNog:ENOG503NZNJ) encodes the protein MATVSRQPFAPLDHTRLKTLTSLKNRQNALSNSPAKRKASEVVDADDSENVDPVLFSKRSKGAGADGTGFVKPLFKPSNFVMTKAASTSNLHGAASLPPSKLSSSSKPRTFLQPKSQASRLSTTGTPSPLTAPAGRSPTRGSKRIGILSKRRHTQRIDPPSFGLGAGSSVPFSLDAALKGSIPAYSGSLRTSAAPVPAAAPASSDSFLLSTGGMQSSWFFDIHEDTPEQEMTNLLQHGTCTLEISSDEESGRRQSRDRAEGRDKENIPPADDISQTSAREAARVGDVDDMIIEKQRGALVEMNAADYYAEGCTKDSVVLVPWDEEEAETVVGDNDQYQHQHQHQHQHQHHVLPEEGEQQSYGGEQRQKRTTLADVESVNVDDIMGNSDGASLKAAVLEPMEGTGESFELWESTSAKEEGDAPASPLPMADESHENRVVEVECVA
- a CDS encoding uncharacterized protein (EggNog:ENOG503PZN1), producing MTSNSLGAQNPAHPFHHAARAWMGWDMTWGQWARTASRSGRSGCRWAGPSSSLFKVFNILAEKTLTCPKFQIPQHLQLSFPLPFQLLHVRVGAATTPHHFSSPASSGLKTALFPLLSFWLPHAHVLSALYFWTTRISGRSSKFISSNRVTPQASNRTRTSSSRNHQFLDLWRVISDQQPPLAEPSKSRICMPLCHLPLDHLQYSKENHEKKMCGTSISYACSTTLISKSITCSCDTIKAYGKSTLFCGTCSNPRCRELRGEVAQASTQVSSSA